In Ktedonobacteraceae bacterium, a genomic segment contains:
- a CDS encoding sigma-70 family RNA polymerase sigma factor, with translation MPMRKSPTRKNSACAVVEAYREPDLQDDFFDEREEAFDIDEEEDARGITDDAVKQYLKEIGTYPLLNAEQELMLAERIAHGDQSALHSLIEANLRLVVSIAKRYSNQGLPLLDIVQEGNIGLMRAAEKFDYRRGYRFSTYATWWIRQAISRAIAEHSRTIHIPVHVVEIIYKIKRVARRLYQEYGIEPLPEQLAAELGLPKDRVIELLSVCDQPVSLDAPVAEDEQYHLADTLEDTNTGSAADQVSYQLLRNSIEQAMDVLDPRERTIISMRYGLQDGKTHTLDEVSVEFKLTRERIRQIEVKALRKLRYPDRYVDAGLREYVHA, from the coding sequence ATGCCCATGAGAAAAAGCCCCACGAGAAAAAATAGCGCCTGCGCAGTGGTTGAGGCATACCGCGAGCCTGACCTGCAGGATGATTTCTTTGATGAGCGAGAAGAGGCTTTTGACATTGACGAAGAAGAGGATGCGCGTGGTATTACTGATGACGCGGTAAAACAATACCTCAAAGAAATCGGAACCTATCCCTTGTTAAACGCCGAGCAAGAGTTGATGCTGGCCGAACGCATCGCGCATGGTGATCAATCCGCCCTGCACAGCTTAATCGAAGCAAATCTCCGCCTCGTCGTCAGTATTGCCAAGCGCTATTCAAACCAGGGTCTTCCCCTGCTGGACATCGTCCAGGAGGGCAACATTGGACTGATGCGGGCCGCGGAGAAGTTCGACTACCGGCGCGGTTACCGTTTCAGCACCTATGCCACCTGGTGGATTCGCCAGGCTATCAGCCGTGCCATCGCCGAGCATTCACGCACTATCCATATTCCCGTGCATGTCGTAGAGATTATTTATAAGATCAAACGTGTCGCGCGCCGTTTGTACCAGGAATATGGCATCGAGCCGCTGCCGGAGCAACTGGCCGCTGAGCTAGGATTGCCAAAAGATCGCGTCATCGAATTATTGAGCGTCTGCGACCAGCCAGTTTCCCTCGATGCCCCTGTAGCCGAGGATGAGCAATACCACCTCGCCGATACTCTGGAAGATACCAATACCGGCAGCGCCGCGGATCAGGTATCCTACCAGCTCTTGCGCAACAGCATCGAGCAGGCCATGGATGTCCTCGACCCCCGCGAGCGCACGATCATCTCCATGCGCTATGGCTTGCAAGACGGCAAGACGCACACACTCGACGAGGTCAGCGTGGAATTCAAACTCACCCGCGAGCGTATTCGCCAGATTGAGGTCAAAGCCCTGCGCAAACTGCGCTATCCCGACCGCTACGTCGATGCGGGATTGCGCGAGTACGTCCATGCTTGA
- a CDS encoding Gfo/Idh/MocA family oxidoreductase has product MQPNILASTTPVRWGVLSAANIAIKYVIPAIMASQSEMLLALASRNPQRARELMAHLPDVRIYGEYESLLEDPEIEAIYNPLPNSLHAEWTIRALEAKKHVLCEKPLAVTADQGAAMIEAARANGVLLMEAFMYRFHPQTIWALEQVQAGRIGEVKLVHSSFSFNILHPPRRQDIRLQAALAGGSLMDVGCYPINFCRAVYGHPPVAVAARVYLQDDSEVELSANAVLDFGNGCFGLIDSSFELPSRQRSEIIGDTGTIIIPTPFTPGNAETEVILALEGQTIHQRVSAVDQYRLEVEHFGACVRSGTAPSLNLEESLENLATIEAIYSSAGYPWPPAPTGP; this is encoded by the coding sequence ATGCAGCCAAATATACTTGCTTCCACGACGCCTGTCCGTTGGGGCGTACTCAGTGCCGCGAATATTGCGATCAAGTATGTGATACCCGCCATTATGGCCTCACAAAGCGAAATGCTGCTCGCGCTCGCCAGTCGTAATCCGCAGCGGGCGCGAGAATTGATGGCCCACCTGCCCGATGTGCGCATTTACGGCGAGTACGAAAGCCTGCTCGAAGACCCCGAAATCGAGGCCATCTATAACCCCTTGCCCAATAGCCTGCACGCGGAATGGACGATACGAGCATTAGAAGCCAAAAAACATGTCCTGTGCGAGAAGCCCCTGGCCGTCACCGCGGACCAGGGAGCGGCAATGATTGAGGCCGCGCGCGCTAACGGAGTTCTCCTGATGGAGGCCTTCATGTATCGTTTCCATCCACAGACCATCTGGGCGCTTGAGCAGGTACAGGCGGGGCGCATCGGGGAGGTCAAACTCGTCCATTCCTCGTTTTCTTTCAATATATTGCATCCCCCCCGCAGACAGGATATCCGTTTGCAGGCTGCGCTCGCCGGCGGCTCGCTCATGGATGTCGGCTGCTACCCTATCAATTTCTGTCGCGCAGTCTATGGTCATCCGCCGGTAGCCGTGGCCGCTCGCGTCTACCTGCAGGATGACAGCGAAGTGGAACTCTCGGCCAATGCTGTCCTCGATTTTGGCAATGGATGCTTTGGCCTGATCGACTCCAGTTTTGAACTGCCCTCACGTCAGCGCTCTGAAATCATCGGCGATACGGGAACAATTATTATTCCCACCCCATTCACGCCTGGCAACGCGGAGACCGAAGTCATCCTCGCTCTGGAAGGGCAAACAATCCACCAGCGTGTCTCCGCCGTCGATCAGTATCGCCTGGAGGTCGAACACTTCGGAGCTTGCGTGCGCTCTGGCACCGCGCCCTCGCTCAACCTGGAAGAGTCTCTAGAGAACCTTGCCACAATAGAAGCCATCTATTCCTCAGCCGGCTATCCCTGGCCTCCTGCACCTACCGGTCCATAA
- a CDS encoding acetyl-CoA carboxylase carboxyltransferase subunit alpha → MAYDLEFEKPLAELERKITSLQRKGDHLKPNEHRQLQEAERELRHRTEEIYRNLTAWETVQVARHKDRPHALDYIHLMCEDFFELHGDRAFNDDHAIVAGTAKLDGETVMLVCHQKGRDIKENQFRNFGMPHPEGYRKAGRLMLQAEKFGFPIICLIDTPAAFPGLEDEERGQAEAIASNLYLMARLRVPSIGVVTGEGGSGGALAISVTDRLLMLEYAVYSVAPPESAASILWRDKVYAPQAAEAMRVSARELKEIHLVDELIPEPLGGAHHNHQLTADNLKAALLKNLAELKKIPIDDLLEMRYQKYRLIGEYGRVS, encoded by the coding sequence ATGGCCTACGACCTGGAATTTGAGAAGCCGCTTGCCGAGCTCGAGAGAAAGATCACGAGTTTGCAGCGCAAGGGCGACCACCTGAAGCCGAACGAGCACCGGCAGTTGCAGGAGGCTGAACGCGAACTACGCCATCGCACGGAGGAGATTTACCGCAATCTCACTGCCTGGGAGACGGTGCAGGTGGCCCGTCACAAGGACCGCCCACATGCCCTGGATTATATTCATCTGATGTGCGAGGACTTCTTCGAACTGCATGGTGACCGCGCGTTCAACGACGATCATGCCATTGTGGCAGGCACCGCGAAACTGGATGGCGAGACGGTGATGCTGGTCTGTCATCAAAAGGGTCGCGATATAAAAGAGAATCAGTTTCGTAACTTCGGCATGCCACACCCCGAGGGGTATCGTAAAGCGGGTCGATTGATGCTACAGGCAGAAAAATTCGGTTTTCCGATTATTTGCCTGATCGATACGCCGGCAGCATTTCCCGGTCTGGAGGATGAGGAGCGCGGGCAGGCAGAGGCCATCGCTTCGAATCTGTATTTGATGGCGCGCCTGCGTGTTCCCTCGATTGGTGTTGTAACCGGTGAGGGCGGTAGCGGAGGCGCCCTTGCCATTAGCGTGACCGACCGCCTGCTGATGCTGGAATATGCGGTCTACAGCGTTGCGCCACCCGAATCGGCGGCGTCAATACTCTGGCGCGACAAGGTCTACGCGCCCCAGGCAGCGGAGGCTATGCGAGTCAGCGCCCGCGAACTGAAGGAAATTCACCTGGTAGATGAGTTGATTCCTGAGCCGCTGGGTGGTGCGCATCACAATCACCAGCTCACGGCGGATAACCTGAAGGCGGCCCTGCTGAAAAATCTGGCCGAGTTGAAAAAGATTCCCATCGATGATCTGCTGGAGATGCGCTATCAAAAGTACCGGTTGATTGGGGAGTACGGTAGGGTGTCGTGA
- the prfB gene encoding peptide chain release factor 2 (programmed frameshift), whose product MSELTNQIERLQGRVHETMVRLDLATKKEQIQDLEAESMAEDFWADNRKAQGQMQQLNALREEVSTWEAIDEQLNDLHGLAELLEEEPDEGMQAEVAQSLADIEQEVEKLQFALMLNGEHDTRDAIMSIHAGSGGVDAQDWAEMLLRMYLRWAEGHKFRTEIYEYNEGEEAGVKSVTIEIRGRYAYGYLRSEIGTHRLIRLSPFDAAHRRHTSFAKVEVMPDIEDTIEITIRPEDIEVDTYRSTGAGGQHVNKTDSAVRIRHIPTGIVVTCQNERSQIQNREVAMRILRARLYEREVKKREEEAAKLKGEFVQADFGTQIRTVTVHPYNIVKDHRTNYETSDTEGYLNGDVDPFIYAYLQAKAGGVELEV is encoded by the exons ATGAGTGAACTTACCAATCAAATCGAACGCCTGCAAGGGCGCGTCCATGAAACTATGGTGCGTCTT GACCTGGCAACAAAGAAAGAACAAATTCAGGACCTGGAAGCAGAGAGCATGGCCGAGGATTTCTGGGCCGATAATCGCAAGGCCCAGGGCCAGATGCAGCAATTGAACGCGCTGCGCGAGGAGGTTTCGACCTGGGAAGCCATCGATGAGCAACTGAATGACCTGCATGGATTAGCCGAATTGCTTGAGGAGGAGCCAGATGAAGGCATGCAGGCAGAGGTTGCGCAGTCACTGGCGGATATCGAGCAGGAGGTTGAGAAGCTGCAATTCGCGTTGATGCTCAACGGCGAACATGATACACGCGACGCGATCATGAGTATTCACGCGGGCAGCGGCGGCGTGGATGCGCAGGATTGGGCCGAGATGCTGCTACGTATGTACCTGCGCTGGGCCGAGGGTCACAAATTCCGCACTGAAATCTACGAATATAATGAGGGTGAGGAAGCGGGTGTGAAGAGCGTTACCATTGAAATTCGCGGGCGCTACGCCTACGGCTACCTGCGCTCGGAGATTGGTACGCATCGATTGATACGTCTTTCGCCTTTCGATGCCGCGCACCGCCGCCATACCTCATTTGCCAAAGTCGAAGTCATGCCCGATATCGAGGACACCATTGAAATTACCATTCGACCCGAAGATATCGAGGTGGATACCTACCGCTCGACAGGAGCCGGCGGACAGCATGTGAACAAGACGGATTCCGCGGTACGTATCCGGCATATTCCTACGGGCATCGTCGTGACCTGTCAGAACGAACGCTCGCAAATTCAGAACCGTGAAGTGGCGATGCGCATTTTGAGGGCGCGCCTGTACGAACGCGAGGTGAAGAAGCGCGAAGAGGAGGCGGCCAAACTCAAAGGTGAATTTGTACAGGCCGATTTCGGGACGCAGATTCGCACCGTCACCGTCCACCCATACAATATCGTCAAAGACCATCGCACCAATTACGAGACGAGCGATACCGAGGGCTACTTGAACGGCGACGTTGACCCGTTCATCTATGCTTACCTGCAAGCAAAGGCAGGGGGGGTCGAACTGGAGGTATAG
- the accD gene encoding acetyl-CoA carboxylase, carboxyltransferase subunit beta: MVKEAAIPPTGQSSTGKDERPGAPAGNLVVKCPKCREILLAREWEKNLKVCSRCNFHFKLSAFERIELLVDPGSFVETDGDMVSVDPLKFVTRTKDEVQFYAKKLEEERQKVGLNEAVVSGYATIEALPLALAVMDFRFIGGSMGSVVGEKITRAIELGIEKNIAVLICSASGGARMQEGLYSLMQMAKASAALAKLGEAKLPYFSLLTDPTTGGVTASFAMLGDVTIAEPGALICFAGPRVIEQNMHMKLPEGAVTSEFVLQHGMIDAIVHRRDLRSTFARLLRLYTPNAARQAENLLPTTIKMEPNSADRRGESDGLRPGI; this comes from the coding sequence ATGGTCAAGGAAGCTGCCATTCCACCTACCGGGCAATCCTCTACCGGAAAGGATGAGAGACCGGGCGCGCCCGCGGGTAACCTGGTGGTGAAATGCCCCAAGTGCCGCGAAATCTTGCTGGCGCGCGAGTGGGAGAAGAACTTGAAAGTGTGCTCTCGGTGCAACTTTCATTTCAAGCTGTCAGCATTCGAGCGTATTGAACTGCTGGTAGACCCGGGCAGCTTTGTCGAAACAGACGGTGATATGGTTTCTGTTGACCCCCTCAAATTCGTCACCCGCACCAAAGATGAGGTGCAGTTCTACGCGAAAAAGCTCGAAGAAGAGCGTCAGAAGGTGGGCCTGAATGAGGCAGTGGTGAGTGGCTATGCTACTATCGAGGCGCTGCCGCTTGCGCTTGCCGTGATGGATTTTCGTTTTATCGGCGGCAGTATGGGTTCCGTAGTTGGCGAGAAGATTACGCGCGCGATAGAACTGGGCATCGAGAAAAACATAGCGGTACTGATCTGCTCCGCGTCGGGAGGCGCCCGTATGCAAGAGGGTCTTTATTCGCTGATGCAGATGGCCAAAGCATCTGCGGCGCTGGCAAAACTGGGCGAGGCGAAACTGCCATACTTCAGCTTGCTTACGGACCCTACGACGGGCGGCGTGACGGCCAGCTTCGCGATGCTGGGCGACGTGACGATTGCCGAGCCCGGGGCGCTGATCTGTTTCGCCGGTCCGCGCGTCATCGAGCAAAACATGCATATGAAGCTGCCTGAGGGGGCAGTCACCTCAGAATTTGTTCTCCAGCACGGCATGATCGATGCGATAGTACACAGGCGCGACCTGCGGTCAACGTTTGCTCGCCTCTTACGCTTATATACACCCAATGCAGCTCGCCAGGCTGAAAATCTTCTACCCACTACTATAAAAATGGAGCCGAATTCAGCAGATAGAAGAGGGGAAAGCGATGGCCTACGACCTGGAATTTGA
- a CDS encoding MerR family transcriptional regulator produces the protein MELRHALRPIDLARAAGISVQQVRNYESLGLLPAASRSKSGYRLYTRRHLAALKTARALIGGYGWPRVPKIMQALHQDDLSAALALIDSRHAELASKRRECEQTLSALHALAAQPEPRQSGRPPQSLRVGEAARQVGVRVSALHFWEQQGLLHPLRDRSSHYRLYDEQQMRRLRLVVLLREAGYNFSVIRSVLDEMAAGRPEQAIVAVEKRREELTLTSWKCIEALACFHRYVQEFCGELLARDSLLESIQLCLCCSMTQCAKR, from the coding sequence ATGGAACTTCGTCATGCTTTGCGTCCTATTGATCTGGCCAGAGCTGCAGGCATCAGCGTTCAGCAGGTGCGCAACTATGAGAGCCTGGGCCTGTTGCCGGCAGCTTCACGGAGCAAGAGCGGCTACCGTCTCTACACCCGGCGCCATCTTGCCGCGCTCAAGACCGCTCGTGCCCTGATTGGTGGCTATGGCTGGCCGCGCGTGCCGAAGATCATGCAGGCCCTTCATCAGGATGACCTTTCAGCTGCACTTGCACTGATCGACTCGCGCCATGCCGAGCTTGCCAGCAAGCGCCGGGAATGCGAGCAGACGCTCAGCGCCCTGCATGCCCTGGCCGCGCAACCCGAGCCCCGGCAAAGTGGCCGCCCTCCTCAATCGTTGCGGGTGGGAGAGGCGGCCAGACAGGTTGGTGTGCGCGTCTCAGCCCTGCATTTCTGGGAGCAGCAGGGCCTTTTGCATCCGTTGCGCGACCGGAGCAGCCACTATCGCCTCTACGACGAGCAACAGATGCGGCGCCTGCGCCTAGTGGTTCTCCTCAGAGAGGCCGGCTACAACTTCTCCGTCATTCGGTCTGTCCTGGACGAGATGGCGGCAGGCCGGCCAGAACAGGCAATTGTGGCGGTAGAGAAGAGGCGCGAGGAACTGACGTTGACAAGCTGGAAGTGCATCGAAGCCCTGGCCTGCTTCCATCGCTATGTGCAGGAGTTTTGTGGAGAGCTTCTCGCCAGAGACTCCCTCCTGGAGAGTATCCAATTATGCCTTTGTTGCTCTATGACACAGTGCGCGAAACGCTGA
- a CDS encoding erythromycin esterase family protein yields MTNTAEVYSTLDGWIAHEMIRCSLDSRPDFNAAVDTVVDSPGDEVALLGFGEALHGGEELLVLRNQVFQRLVEAHGYSAIAVESSFPRGSVTNDYVLGRGPASYEAVQETGWSHGFGTFEANRELIEWMRRYNANPAHPTKLQFYGFDSPTDIIADSPRQTLYVALDYLSSVDEVLGQEYRQRIDPLLGEDAAWENPAAAFDPTQAIGRSPEATALRIETEELIAELRVRHPELVAKSDGSRYREAMHYAVVARQLLHYHAALAQASEKRQERLFNTRDAMMAENLEYIVSREQGRGKVLVFAHNSHLKRGKMQWHWGNETMNLWPVGSHLHERFGRRYAVIGSAIGESVANGIGQPEAGTLEARFTAAPGPVRFIPTHQGQGLPAEEMATLPIRSGSQKNRSYEPLNTQSFTDFDWFAVLDTTTYNGWGHF; encoded by the coding sequence ATGACAAACACAGCAGAAGTATATTCGACACTTGACGGCTGGATAGCGCACGAGATGATTCGATGCTCGCTCGATTCTCGCCCGGACTTCAACGCCGCCGTTGATACGGTGGTCGACTCACCTGGCGATGAGGTGGCATTGCTTGGCTTTGGAGAGGCACTCCATGGAGGGGAAGAGTTGCTTGTCCTGCGCAACCAGGTCTTCCAACGCCTTGTCGAAGCCCATGGCTATAGCGCCATTGCCGTTGAGAGCAGTTTTCCTCGGGGGTCTGTCACCAACGACTACGTGCTTGGACGCGGTCCGGCATCCTATGAGGCAGTGCAGGAGACTGGATGGAGCCACGGGTTCGGAACATTCGAAGCGAATCGCGAGCTGATCGAGTGGATGAGACGCTACAATGCTAATCCAGCTCACCCGACAAAACTCCAGTTCTATGGATTTGATAGCCCGACCGATATCATTGCAGATAGTCCCCGCCAGACTCTGTATGTCGCGCTTGATTACCTCAGTTCAGTTGATGAGGTCCTCGGCCAGGAGTATCGCCAGCGTATCGATCCGCTGCTCGGAGAGGACGCTGCCTGGGAGAATCCGGCTGCCGCGTTTGACCCGACGCAAGCGATCGGTCGATCACCGGAGGCAACCGCATTGCGGATCGAGACCGAGGAGCTAATTGCAGAACTGCGCGTGCGCCATCCCGAACTGGTCGCCAAAAGCGATGGGAGCCGCTATCGAGAAGCTATGCACTATGCTGTGGTGGCACGACAGCTCTTACACTATCATGCGGCGTTAGCGCAAGCGTCGGAGAAACGCCAGGAGAGACTGTTCAATACACGCGACGCTATGATGGCAGAGAATCTGGAATATATCGTCTCCCGCGAACAGGGGCGAGGCAAGGTCCTGGTTTTTGCCCACAATAGCCATCTCAAGCGTGGAAAGATGCAATGGCACTGGGGGAATGAGACGATGAACTTGTGGCCCGTTGGATCTCATCTACATGAACGGTTCGGTCGCCGCTATGCCGTCATCGGCTCAGCCATAGGCGAATCAGTAGCCAATGGGATAGGCCAGCCGGAAGCCGGGACGCTTGAGGCACGGTTCACAGCCGCTCCTGGGCCGGTGCGGTTCATTCCCACCCATCAAGGGCAAGGGCTTCCTGCCGAGGAAATGGCGACACTGCCGATTCGCTCTGGCAGTCAAAAGAACAGGAGCTATGAACCACTCAACACCCAAAGCTTCACCGATTTCGATTGGTTCGCTGTCCTGGATACAACGACCTACAATGGGTGGGGCCATTTCTAG
- a CDS encoding ATP-binding protein, which produces MGKLSETELKALIKGGETNTVELKLAAPRAVDLAERLCGMANARGGIVIIGVEDSTHKVVGVPDERIGETMDVVLRAARQVIKPELVLDPPEPEVYVLAGKRLLVVTIPPTDGPVYQAGGIFWVRQGTQTRALTMTELSEMIYDRGLRDWELEPTYNATMEDIDLEKVRAFIARRSASARQSGRFKNIDRSLIGMRCAIEVSSGTIVPTNAGILFFGHSPQDHIPQSEVVCVLFRETVGASRYADRKIVTGTLQDLVDGTEAFLNRYIAVGARVEGWKRIDIPEYSIEVLREAVINAVVHRDYSRRGERVRVFYYPDRVEVHSPGLLLPGITVEQMQRGEVQSKLRNPVLAGLLSDIPGYIEQIGSGVRFMLDETKRMELPAPQFREMSEFIVTFQKAPALRTPEPPLQHQGGTLWEEHEDSFPEVVVQDRRAEQVEKRLIQALHYVQEHGFITNGIYRQLTGVTDRTAHRDLEKLVERGRLKGTGQRAARRYVLA; this is translated from the coding sequence ATGGGTAAGCTGAGCGAGACAGAACTGAAGGCACTTATTAAAGGTGGAGAGACAAATACGGTCGAGCTGAAATTAGCTGCACCGCGAGCAGTTGATTTAGCAGAGAGGCTCTGTGGAATGGCTAATGCGAGAGGTGGAATCGTGATTATTGGGGTTGAAGACTCTACCCATAAGGTGGTGGGAGTGCCTGATGAACGTATTGGAGAAACAATGGATGTCGTTCTACGGGCTGCCAGGCAGGTGATCAAGCCAGAACTCGTGCTAGACCCACCCGAGCCAGAAGTCTATGTGCTCGCCGGGAAAAGGCTGCTCGTTGTTACCATACCGCCAACAGATGGTCCAGTGTATCAAGCCGGGGGCATTTTTTGGGTACGGCAGGGAACCCAAACCAGAGCATTAACTATGACAGAATTATCAGAAATGATCTACGATCGAGGTCTACGTGATTGGGAGCTTGAACCTACGTACAACGCAACAATGGAAGATATCGATTTGGAAAAGGTGAGAGCTTTCATTGCACGTCGTTCAGCCTCCGCTCGGCAGTCGGGTCGTTTCAAGAATATCGATCGGTCACTGATTGGTATGCGGTGCGCAATAGAGGTGAGCAGCGGGACAATCGTTCCTACGAATGCTGGCATACTCTTCTTCGGACATAGTCCGCAGGACCATATCCCTCAAAGTGAGGTGGTATGTGTGTTGTTTCGAGAAACGGTTGGAGCCAGCCGGTATGCTGACCGTAAAATCGTGACGGGAACGCTCCAGGATTTGGTAGATGGCACCGAGGCGTTTCTTAATCGGTACATCGCTGTAGGAGCGCGTGTTGAAGGCTGGAAGCGGATTGACATCCCTGAGTATTCCATTGAGGTGTTACGTGAGGCTGTCATTAATGCGGTAGTACATCGGGATTATAGCAGGCGCGGTGAAAGAGTTCGCGTCTTTTATTATCCTGATCGGGTCGAGGTGCATAGTCCCGGTTTATTACTGCCTGGAATCACCGTTGAGCAGATGCAGCGCGGTGAGGTGCAATCCAAGCTCCGTAATCCTGTACTTGCGGGTTTATTGAGCGATATTCCTGGATACATAGAGCAAATTGGCAGCGGTGTCAGATTTATGTTAGATGAAACGAAGCGGATGGAACTTCCTGCTCCGCAATTTCGAGAGATGAGTGAGTTTATTGTGACATTCCAGAAAGCGCCAGCTTTACGTACTCCAGAGCCGCCATTGCAGCATCAAGGAGGAACACTTTGGGAAGAGCATGAGGATTCCTTTCCCGAGGTAGTGGTGCAGGATCGCCGTGCTGAGCAGGTGGAAAAGAGATTGATACAGGCATTGCATTATGTCCAGGAACATGGGTTTATCACGAATGGGATCTACAGGCAATTGACGGGTGTAACTGATAGAACAGCTCATAGGGATTTGGAAAAGTTGGTAGAACGAGGAAGGTTAAAAGGCACTGGCCAGCGAGCAGCACGCCGCTACGTGCTAGCGTAG
- the ftsY gene encoding signal recognition particle-docking protein FtsY has translation MLNRFFGRQQKQQQEEQQQQQREEQPQQQQALQNQPTAAPERAGGDSTSEQNLNPFKNSLSRTRRLFGRVSESFRQNDITDDLWDELEEALISADVGPSTTMWLMNRLRQRATEEQMHTANQVQHALRQELVKLLGKPAPLYFAKQSPLTVILVIGVNGSGKTTSIAKMAYQLTREGHKVILAAADTFRAAAIDQLKVWGERVNVPVISQSPGSDPGAVVYDAIQAAGTRGSDVLIVDTAGRLHTKYNLMEELKKINKVIQKLLPDGPHELLMVIDATTGQNALLAARKFAEDIGLTGVIITKLDSTAKGGFAFAVADDLGVPIKFVGTGEKVGDLAPFDPQSFVAALFAQD, from the coding sequence GTGCTCAATCGATTTTTTGGGCGACAACAAAAGCAGCAACAGGAAGAACAGCAACAGCAGCAACGGGAAGAACAGCCGCAACAGCAACAAGCACTCCAAAACCAACCAACAGCTGCTCCAGAGCGCGCAGGTGGGGACTCCACGTCTGAACAAAATCTTAATCCTTTTAAAAACAGCTTAAGCCGGACACGTAGACTTTTTGGCCGGGTTAGTGAATCTTTCCGTCAAAATGATATTACGGACGATCTGTGGGATGAGTTGGAGGAGGCGTTGATTAGTGCGGACGTTGGACCCAGTACGACGATGTGGCTGATGAACCGATTGCGCCAGCGAGCGACGGAAGAACAGATGCACACAGCCAACCAGGTACAGCACGCACTGCGTCAGGAACTCGTCAAGTTGCTTGGGAAGCCTGCTCCGCTGTATTTTGCCAAACAATCCCCCCTTACTGTGATCCTGGTTATCGGCGTGAATGGCTCAGGTAAGACAACCAGCATAGCCAAGATGGCCTACCAGCTCACAAGAGAGGGGCATAAAGTAATCCTGGCGGCGGCAGATACTTTTCGTGCCGCGGCTATCGACCAGCTCAAAGTGTGGGGTGAGCGGGTCAATGTGCCGGTAATCAGCCAGAGCCCGGGGTCGGATCCAGGCGCGGTAGTTTATGATGCAATCCAGGCGGCAGGAACACGCGGCAGCGATGTGTTGATCGTGGATACTGCCGGGCGTTTGCATACGAAGTATAACCTGATGGAAGAGTTGAAGAAGATCAACAAGGTTATACAGAAACTGCTACCGGATGGCCCTCACGAGCTTTTGATGGTCATTGACGCAACTACGGGCCAGAACGCGCTGTTGGCGGCCCGCAAATTCGCGGAAGATATCGGTTTGACGGGAGTGATCATTACCAAATTAGATAGTACCGCCAAGGGTGGCTTTGCATTTGCCGTCGCCGACGACCTGGGGGTACCGATTAAGTTTGTCGGTACGGGAGAAAAAGTCGGGGATTTAGCTCCTTTTGATCCACAGAGTTTTGTGGCGGCGCTTTTCGCGCAAGACTGA